The window ATATATAAAAAGTGAAAAGATTAAAAATGAGTTCATTTTTTATATAGATAATAATCCGGATCCCGACTATATAACGTTTTCAGGTTCGGGTGAGCCTACATTGAACATCAAAATAGGGGAAATTTTGAATTTCATCAAAGGGAAAAAACCTGATATACCCGTCGCAGTTTTGACGAACGGAACTCTTCTTTGGGATGACAACGTAAAAAAAGCACTTCTTGATGCGGATGTTGTTCTTCCGTCTCTAGACGCAGCAACTCAGGGAGGATTTGAAAAGATCAACCGTCCGGTAAAGGGGCTTTCAATAGAAAAATATATCCAAGGAATAGAGAATTTTAAAAAAGTATTCAAGGGTAAACTTTGGCTGGAGGTTTTTATTCTTCCGGGATATAACGACAGCGAGGCAGAATTGACAGCGCTTAAAAAAAGCGTAGAAAGAATTGAACCTGACATCGTTCAGCTTAACACTCTTGACAGGCCTGGTACCGTCCCAAATTTAAAAAGAGCTACAAACAAAGACTTCCAAAGGGTTATAAATCTGTGGAAAATGGAAAATGTAGAAATTATTTCCTTTCCTGTTGAG is drawn from candidate division WOR-3 bacterium and contains these coding sequences:
- a CDS encoding radical SAM protein → YIKSEKIKNEFIFYIDNNPDPDYITFSGSGEPTLNIKIGEILNFIKGKKPDIPVAVLTNGTLLWDDNVKKALLDADVVLPSLDAATQGGFEKINRPVKGLSIEKYIQGIENFKKVFKGKLWLEVFILPGYNDSEAELTALKKSVERIEPDIVQLNTLDRPGTVPNLKRATNKDFQRVINLWKMENVEIISFPVERKNIQSYRKDFESMILETIARRPCTVDDLSKILGLHSNEINKYLSVLEEEGKIEGVEQDRGTFYQLMHD